A genomic stretch from Sphingobacterium sp. ML3W includes:
- a CDS encoding Gfo/Idh/MocA family oxidoreductase, with amino-acid sequence MDSRRDFLKKAGILSSLAVSLPTLVNANATAEAFNMSGYAAPKIDKVRVAVIGLGMRGPGAVERLSFIEGCEIVALCDKHSERVDKAQKILTSKGLKAAKSYSGEDGWKSLLKEEKLDLVYICTPWDYHALMSIAAMKAGNHVACEVPIALTIKDCWEVVKTSEATKKHCMMLENCCYDFFEMLTLNMARQGLFGELIHGEGAYIHDLLDLNFSKNGYDNMWRLRENIKYNGNLYPTHGLGPVAQCLNINRGDKMDHLVAMSSNDFMMGEKAKELAGKDSFFQEFVGKKYRGNMNTTLIRTAKGKTIMLQHDVTSPRPYSRLHTLSGTKGFAQKYPTENIAFGHEFIKEEKLKELYDKYTPELVKYIGDKAKEVGGHGGMDFMMDWRLIDCLRNGLPLDQDVYDAASWSCIVPLSFESVEKNCKTVAVPDFTKGAWKNNNPVDITLNGGGNTPIRSKNTKKENVQLDV; translated from the coding sequence ATGGATTCTAGAAGAGATTTTTTAAAAAAGGCCGGGATTTTATCATCATTGGCTGTTTCACTTCCTACTTTGGTTAATGCAAATGCGACTGCAGAAGCATTTAATATGAGTGGTTATGCCGCACCCAAAATTGATAAAGTGAGAGTGGCTGTAATCGGATTAGGGATGCGTGGTCCCGGTGCAGTCGAACGACTATCTTTTATCGAAGGTTGCGAAATCGTTGCGCTTTGTGATAAACATTCAGAGCGCGTAGATAAAGCGCAGAAAATTCTTACCTCAAAAGGTTTGAAAGCTGCAAAGTCTTATTCTGGAGAAGATGGCTGGAAGTCATTATTGAAGGAAGAAAAGTTGGATCTGGTCTATATCTGTACACCTTGGGACTACCACGCACTAATGAGTATCGCAGCGATGAAAGCGGGTAACCATGTGGCTTGTGAAGTGCCAATTGCATTAACAATAAAGGATTGTTGGGAGGTGGTCAAGACATCTGAGGCAACAAAAAAACATTGTATGATGTTAGAGAATTGCTGCTATGATTTTTTCGAGATGTTGACATTGAATATGGCCCGCCAAGGTTTATTTGGTGAATTAATCCATGGTGAAGGTGCTTATATCCACGATTTATTGGACTTGAATTTCTCAAAGAATGGTTATGATAATATGTGGCGCCTAAGGGAAAATATTAAATACAATGGTAATCTATATCCAACTCACGGACTTGGGCCTGTAGCACAGTGTTTAAATATAAATAGAGGAGACAAGATGGATCACCTTGTGGCGATGTCGTCCAATGATTTTATGATGGGAGAGAAGGCTAAGGAACTCGCTGGAAAAGATTCGTTCTTTCAGGAATTTGTTGGGAAGAAATACCGTGGCAACATGAATACGACGCTAATTCGCACCGCGAAGGGTAAAACAATTATGCTACAACATGATGTGACCTCGCCTAGACCATATTCAAGACTACATACGTTAAGCGGTACAAAAGGTTTTGCCCAAAAATACCCAACTGAGAATATTGCTTTTGGTCATGAATTCATTAAAGAGGAAAAACTCAAAGAATTATATGATAAATATACACCAGAATTAGTGAAATACATCGGTGATAAAGCCAAAGAAGTTGGTGGTCACGGAGGTATGGACTTTATGATGGATTGGCGCCTAATCGACTGTCTACGTAACGGGTTGCCGTTAGACCAAGATGTCTATGACGCTGCTTCATGGAGTTGTATTGTGCCATTAAGTTTTGAGTCTGTTGAAAAGAACTGTAAAACGGTAGCAGTACCAGATTTTACAAAAGGTGCATGGAAAAATAATAACCCGGTGGATATCACCTTAAATGGTGGAGGTAATACACCTATTCGCTCAAAAAATACGAAAAAAGAAAATGTACAATTGGATGTATAA